The sequence below is a genomic window from Sinorhizobium terangae.
TCTCGTAGGAGATACTGTCGGCCCGGGAGAACAGCATGGCGTCAGCCGTACCGCCGCAAAAGAATTCGCGCCGGGCATCCGGATCTCTCGCGATGCCGCAACTCGTCGATGAGGAAGCCGAGGCGTTTGTCGCCGAAGCGCTCGCTGAGCTCGTTCGCTCGAAAATCTCCTTCCTGGTCGCGGGTACCTTTGCCGTCAGCGCCTATACCGGCATATCAAGGCCGACGAAGGATCTCGACATCTTTTGCAAGGCGGGCGACTACACCCGCATCCTCAAGCACTTCAAGTCCCGCGGCTATGCCGTCGAAATCGAAGACGACCGATGGCTCGGGAAGGTGTTCAAGGGCAGGTTTTTCTTCGACGTAATCTTCGCCTCGCCGAATGGAACCATGCTGGTCAACGATGCCTGGTTCACACATGCGCTGCCTGTGGAAATCAGCGGTTGTCCCGTCTCGATCGCCGCGCCGACCGAATTGGTCTGGTCGAAGTCCTTCATCCAGCTTCGCGAACGCTATGACGGTGCCGACGTGGCGCACGTGATCTTGAAGGCGCACGACCGGATCGATTGGGCAAGATTGCTGGAATACATGGAAGTTCACTGGGAGGTGCTGCTTATCCACCTCCTCAATTTCCGATGGATCTACCCGTCCGAGCGCAACAATGTTCCGCAATGGCTGCTGGACGAACTCTTGAGCAGGCTTTCGGCGCAACGGGATCTGCCGCTGCCGCAGACGAAAATCTGCCGCGGGCGCATGTACTCGCGCCCTGACTACGAGATCGACGTCAAGGAATGGGGATTTGCCGATGTCGGCGGCGATGGTGAGATGCGCGAAGGCGTAGAGGAGCAGACACCATGAGCAAGCTAAAAGTCGCCGCCGTCGCTGACCTTCACGTCAAGGAAGACAGGTCCGTCTCCTACGCGGAGTTGTTTTCTGAAATGTCGAAAGCCGCCGACGTGCTCGTCATCGCGGGCGACTTGACGGACCTCGGCAAGCCGGTTGAAGCCGAACTCCTGGCAGACGACTTGAAGTCCTGCACGGTTCCCGTGGTTGCCGTTCTTGGAAACCACGATCACCAGGGCGATGCGACGGAGGAAGTCTCTTCCATTCTCGTCAAGGCTGGCGTCCACCTTCTTAACGGCCAGGCGGTCGAGATCTCCGGTGTGGGATTCGCCGGAACCAAGGGCTTCATCGGCGGCTTCGGCCGGCACATGCTGGGTTCCTTCGGCGAGGCTGCCATTAAAACCATGGTTTCGGAGAGCGTAGACGAGGCCATGCGGCTGGAGAATGCCTTGAGGAACACCAGGGCACAGCGCGCCCTTGTCATTCTGCACTATGCCCCGATCGCCGAAACGGTTGCCGGCGAACCCAAGGAAATATATCCGTTTCTCGGATCATCGCGTCTGGCCGAGACCATCGACCGCTTCCAGGTGAGCGCGGTCGTTCACGGCCATGCGCACAAAGGCACCTATGAAGGGCAAACGCCGGGCGGCGCTCCGGTGTTCAATGTCGCGGCCCATATCGAAAAGCCGACGGGCCGCCCCTACGCCATTCTCGAGCTTTGACAACGCGAGCGCGTCTCGGCACCGGACGGCGGCAAATCCTCTCATCTTGCTATCGTATATCCGTGACCCATAATGACGAGGGGCTATCTGGCGGCGAACTGGCTGAGGAGAGCCTACGGTCATGAAGGCAATGAAGGAAGAGCACCTCGCGGTTCTGCGCAGGCACATGGTCGAGGTGATTGCAATCTATGCCGACCTTGAAAGCGAGGAACTGGGCAAGGCGGAGCTCGATGAACGGGTAATGGCAGCAATGCTGCGGGTGCCCCGGCATCTTTTCGTGCCGGCTCCGGCTGCGCCCTTTGCCTACCAGGACATGCCGCTGCCGATCGGCTTCGATAAAACGGTGTCGCAGCCGTTCATGGTCGCGCTGATGACCGATCTCCTTGCTCCCCAACCGGATGAGGCAGTGCTCGAGATCGGCACCGGCCTTGGCTACCAAACCGCGATCCTCGCAGAACTCGCCGGGCATGTTTGGAGCGTCGAAATCATCGAGGAATTCGCAAACCATGCCGAGGCTCTCCTGCACGGCCTCGGCATCTCAAATATCGGCATCCGTATCGGCGACGGGTCTCGCGGCTGGCCTGAGCACGCTCCGTTCGACAAGATCCTGGTCACGGCGGCGGCTGAGGAGGCACCGCCAGCATTGCTTGAGCAGCTCAAGCCGAAGGGCCGCATGGTTCTTCCCGTGGGGTCCGAAGAACAGTTTCTGACCGTCATCGACAAGGATTCGGCAGGACAACTCGAGGCGCGGCAACTGATCCCGGTTCGATTCAGCCGGCTCGAGGCGGCCTGATCACGATGATTTCAGGGCCGTTTGCCCCACACATGCAGGCTCCCGGCTGATTGATTAGACAGACTGTCTCGGGCTGGTGCTTGCTCATCTCTCGGCTGGATCGGAATCGAACGGCGGAGCTCGGGGCTGCTGCCCGAAGACTTGCAACCTCCCCACGAAAGGCCCCCGCAGACACTATGCGCTGCGATGCCCACCCTTCCAGCTCATTGGCAGATATTCCGGCTAACAGGCCTGCAGGGCATCCAACAGGCAGATTTGGATCAATCTGCGTTCTGGAAAGCAAAATTTAACCATAGTTGTCCATCTTTTCTCAATCCGTCGTCAAGAAGGGGACAATCCAGAAGTCGCGCAGCGGTGGTCGCTCGTCGGCCCGTGGGCCTTTGCGGGATTTTTTGGCTTGATATGCGTTGTTGAGTAAGATCGTTCGTCCAAAATTTTTGCACCGTCTGTTGCGTCCATTGTTGATCACCTGCTGCGGCACCGCCCTTGCCGGCGCGACTGCGTGGTCGGTGGCTGGCATGGTCACGATGGGCAACTCCTTCGCTCATGGCTCCGGACACCTGCTGCCCAAGCCGCAACTCCATTTGGCGGAGAGGACAAGAGAGCGCCCATGGGAAAAGCACGCCAGGTTCGGCCAGGCGCCGAGCCTGGTCGCCGCCGCGGCGCAGCTCCTGCCCGCACCAAAATCCGCCCGCCATCCCGCTGTTTCGGCAGATGCCGACACAAGTGGCAAAGCGGCGCACTTCGACGCCGCGGTGAAGCTGGCCGCATTGACATCCGAGGAACTCGCCGGCCACGCTGCCAAGTCCCCCCAGGCGACTGCAAAGATCGAGGCACCTGTGCCGGAACGCTTCGGTCCACGGCCCGCCGCTTCGACTGATAAGCCCTTGACCCAACTGGCCTATGCCACCCCCTCCCAAAGCGGAGCGACCGGCGCTGCGTTCTCGGCGTTGCTGACGGCGCCGTTGGAGGATGACATCGCCGTGTCGCAGGATCCAACCGTGGACGAAGACGCCGCCCTGCCAGAGCACGAGGACACCCCGTCAGTCGGTCCTATGCCGCAGTTCCGCCCCCGCGGCGATCAAGCCGCAAAGCCTGCTGCCGAAACGGATAAATCCGAGACCGGAAAGGCCCAAGACGGAAGGGCGCCGAAGACCGAAGAGACCGGAAAGGCCGACGAACGCGAAACGCCAAAACAGCAGAAGCTCGCCTATGCGCGGCCGGACGATCCGGAGACGAGTTCCGGCAGTGGCTTCGGCCAGGCGCTGCGCAACATGTTCGGCGGCGGTGCCAGGCCGGGAAATGGCGTCGCCGTCTACGACATCACCGCCGCGAAGGTCTATATGCCCGACGGCAGCGTACTCGAAGCCCATTCCGGCATCGGCAAGATGGCCGATGACCCACGCTACGTGAATGTCAAGATGACCGGACCGACCCCACCGCACACTTACAATCTGAAGATGCGCGAAGCGCGCTTCCATGGGGTAGAGGCGATCCGCATGCTGCCTGTCGATGGAAGGAACAAGCACGGCCGCGACGGTTTCCTGACCCACAGCTACCTGCTGCGCGGCGGCCGGGCGGAATCGCATGGCTGCGTCGCCTTCAAGGACTACCCGCGTTTCCTCGCCGCCTTCAAACAGGGCAAGGTCAGGCAGATCGTCGTGGTGCCGAGCGGCGGACGCGCAGCCGGCCTGCGTTTGGCATCGAATGGAAGGAACACCTGACAGGCCGCGGTCGACTAGCGATCCGCGTCGAGGCGTGCCGGTGTACCCCGGTAGGCATGAAGGCTTTGCCAAAATCGAGCACGGGCCAACGCGCGGCCTTGTGGCCGTCCTCAGCAACCTCGTCCTCGCCCACAGCATCTTTCCAGAATGATGCTTTCCAGCGGCTTCCCCGTTGCTTTGAACAGAGCATTGTTTGATTGACATCGCCCGAACGGCGCGTATTGTAACGCAAATTGGTATGACCACTTGGCCACTAGGCCGATAATGGCCTGGATCTGCAGCGAGGATGCGATGTTCTCTGCCGTGGAATCGCGCCGCCTGTATCGGCAGGTGGCGGACCAGATGCGGAGCCTGATCGAGCGCGGCGAACTGGGGCCCGGTTCGCGGCTTCCGGCCGAGCGGGAGCTGGCGCAGAAACTGGGCGTCTCCCGCCCGACCATCAGGGAAGCATTGATCGTTCTGGAGGTCGAAGGCTTTATCGACATCCGCATGGGTTCGGGTATCTATGTGACGGCGCGCAGGGTGCCGGCGCAGGATGTGCCGCCGGAGGATTTCGAAGGTCCGTTCGAATTGCTGCGGGCGCGGGCGGTGGTCGAATGCGCCATCGCCGAAGAGGCGGCCCGGCTGGCGCGCCCCGAACATATCGCCATTCTCGACGACAACCTTGCGCGCATGTCGTCAGCACTCGAGGATCGCCGTCAGGCGCTCGCGCTCGACCGTGAGTTCCATGTCCTCGTATCGAGCATCATCGCCAATCAGACGTTGAACCGTTTTGTCGGCAGCATCCACGACATGCGCATGACGCCTTACTTCGAGAAGCTCGCCAGCTATTTCGAAAACACCGACACCTGGCGGGCCGCGATGGAGGAGCATCGCGTGATCCGCGACGCAATCGCCGCCGGCGATCCGGCCGCCGCACGCGCCGCAATGCGCGCGCATCTCGACCAGTCACAGATTCGCCTGTCGGCGAGCTTCGGGGAGGAGCCGTCCGACAGCACGATACCGGCCGCATGGAGGCGTGTCGGAAGCGATTAGCGCTTTTGCTCAATCACTTCATCTTCGGAGGAGGAAGAGAATGAAATTCAGACTGTTGACGCTGCTGGGTGCGACCGCGGCCATTCTGGCTTCGGCGCTGACCGCCGAGGCCCAGACCGCGCTCAAATGGGCGCATGTCTACGAGACCTCGGAGCCGTTCCACACGGAATCCGTCTGGGCTGCCGAGGAGATCGGCAAGCGTACCGAAGGGCGTTACAAGATCGACGTCTTCCCGGCCTCGCAGCTCGGCAAGGAGGCCGATATCAACCAGGGCCTGAAGCTCGGCACGGTCGATATCATCATTTCCGGTTCAAGCTTTGCCGCGCGCGAATATGCGCCGATCGGCGTTACCTATTTCCCCTATATTTTCCGCGACCCGGCCCATCTGATTGCCTACACCAAGAGCGATGTCTTCAAGCGTCTGGCTCAAGGTTATGAGGACGCATCCGGCAACCACATTACCGCCGTCACCTATTACGGCACCCGCCAGACCACGTCGAACCGGCCGATTGCCAAATGCGCCGACATGCAGGGGCTGAAGATGCGGGTTCCGGACGTACCGGCCTATCTCGCCATGCCGCGCGCCTGCGGCGCCAACACGACGCCGATCGCCTTTGCCGAGGTCTATCTCGCGCTCCAGAACGGCACGGTCGAAGCCCAGGAAAACCCGCTGACGACGATCGAGGCGAAGAAGTTCTATGAGGTGCAGAAGCACATCGTGCTGACCGGCCATATCGTCGATCACCTGAACACGGTGGTGTCGAAGAACCTGTGGTCGCAGCTTTCCGATGCCGACAAGCAGATCTTCACCGAAGTGATGCAGGAGGCCGCGGAGCGCGCCACCAAGATCATCGAGGAGCGGGAGAAGAAACTCGTCGAGACCTTCAAGGAACGCGGCATCGAAGTGACCGAAGTCGACAAGGCCGATTTCGAGTCGACCGTGATGGACAAGGTCAAGCTTGAGGACTTCGGCTACAACAAGGAAGACTTTGAGGCCATCCGCGCCGTCAAGTGAGTGTCTTGATAGCCGAGAGCGGGATGCGGGCGGAAAACCGCTGACACTTTTCCTCGTTCCGCTCTGCCGGCGGCCGCCAGGGTCGCCGGCATTCCGTCCCCACGAACGCCGGATGAACACCATGTCCCAAGAAGTCCATTTGCAGTCGACGCCGGAGGAGCTTGCCCATTCCTTCGAAGATGCCGCCGTGCCGGCCACAAATGTTTCCAACTATGCCATCGAGGATTGGGTCACGCTCGCCTTCTTCTGGCTGATGACCGGATGCGTCTTCCTGCAGTTCTTCACGCGCTACGTGCTCAACAACTCCTACGCCTGGACGGAGGAGATCGCCACCAATTGCCTGATTGGAGTCGTGTTCCTGGGCTCCGTCATGTGCGTGCGCGTCTCGCGGCACATCCAGGTCGACGTGCTTTACCACTATTTCCCGCGGTCCGTGGCCCGCGGCATGGCGATCTTCGTCGATGTCGTCCGGATCGGCTTCTTCGCCTATGCCTGCTGGCTGATGTGGCGCTATGTGGCGGTCGTCGCCAACGAGCGCATGGTGACGGTCGATCTGCCGCGCAACATCGTCTTCTACAGCGTGATGGCCGGCTTTGTGCTGATGCTCATCCGGTCCATCCAGGTCTTCATCGCCAATCAACGCCGCGGCTATTCGGTTCTCGAAAGGCCGGAAGAATTCCACAAGATTGAGGACTGATCCATGCTGCTGCTCGTTGGTTCGTTTCTCGTGCTGATGGTGGTCGGCGTTCCGGTCGCCATCTCGATGGCCGCGGCCTCGGTCCTCTATCTTGTCTTCTACAATGTCGCGCCCGACATCATCGCCGCGCAGCGGATGATCGCCGGCGTGGAGAGCTTCCCGCTGCTGGCGGTGCCATTCTTCATTCTCGCCGGCAACCTGATGAACTCCGCCGGCGTCACAGGCCGCATCTATTCCTTCGCCGTCGCCCTCGTCGGCTGGATGAAGGGAGGCCTCGCGCAGGTCAATATCATCGGCTCGGTGATCTTCTCCGGCATGTCGGGCACGGCACTTGCGGACGCCGCCGGCATCGGCACGATCGAGATCAAGGCGATGAAGGATCACGGCTATCCGGTCGAGGCGGCCGTCGGCGTGACCGCCGCCTCAGCGACGCTTGGACCGATCTTTCCGCCGTCGCTGCCCTTCGTCATCTACGGCATGATGGCGAATGTCTCGATCGGCGCGCTGTTCATGGCCGGCATCGTTCCCGGCGTGGTGATGACGGTGCTGATGATGCTGACGGTGGCGATCTATGCCTACAAGCGCGGCTGGGGTTCGGATACGCCCTTCGAGATGAAACGGCTGCTCTCGGCCTCGCTCGAGGTCGTCGTTGTCCTCGCCGTGCCCGTCGTCGTCTATCTCCTGATGGCGGCAGGCCTGTCGATGAACGCCGCCGTCGGCATCGCCCTCGTCGTGCTTCTTGCGCTCGACTGGTATTTCGACTTTTCCGCCGTCATGGCGCTGATGACCCCTGTGATCCTGATCGGCGGCATGACGATGGGCTGGTTCACGCCGACGGAGGCGGCCGTTGCCGCGGTTCTGTGGTCACTGTTCCTTGGGCTGGTGCGCTACCGCACGATGACCGTGTCGACGCTCACCCGGGCGACCTTCGACACGATCGAGACGACCGCGTCGGTGCTTTTCATCGTCACGGCCGCCTCGATCTTCGCCTGGCTCCTGACCGTCAGCCAGGCCGCCCAGATGCTCTCCGGCGCGATCCTGACCATTACCGAGAACAAGTGGGTTTTCCTGATCCTGGTCAACCTCCTGATGCTCTTCGTCGGCTGCTTCCTGGACACGATCGCCGCGATCACCATCCTGGTTCCGATCCTCCTGCCGCTTTCGGCCCAGTTCGGCATCGACCCGGTGCATTTCGGCCTCATCATGACCCTCAATCTGATGATCGGCCTGCTGCACCCGCCGCTTGGCATGGTGCTCTTCGTGCTCTCGCGCGTGGCGAAGCTTTCGGTGGAGAAGACGACCATGGCGATCCTGCCCTGGCTCT
It includes:
- a CDS encoding metallophosphoesterase family protein, whose product is MSKLKVAAVADLHVKEDRSVSYAELFSEMSKAADVLVIAGDLTDLGKPVEAELLADDLKSCTVPVVAVLGNHDHQGDATEEVSSILVKAGVHLLNGQAVEISGVGFAGTKGFIGGFGRHMLGSFGEAAIKTMVSESVDEAMRLENALRNTRAQRALVILHYAPIAETVAGEPKEIYPFLGSSRLAETIDRFQVSAVVHGHAHKGTYEGQTPGGAPVFNVAAHIEKPTGRPYAILEL
- a CDS encoding protein-L-isoaspartate(D-aspartate) O-methyltransferase; protein product: MKAMKEEHLAVLRRHMVEVIAIYADLESEELGKAELDERVMAAMLRVPRHLFVPAPAAPFAYQDMPLPIGFDKTVSQPFMVALMTDLLAPQPDEAVLEIGTGLGYQTAILAELAGHVWSVEIIEEFANHAEALLHGLGISNIGIRIGDGSRGWPEHAPFDKILVTAAAEEAPPALLEQLKPKGRMVLPVGSEEQFLTVIDKDSAGQLEARQLIPVRFSRLEAA
- a CDS encoding tlde1 domain-containing protein, with translation MVTMGNSFAHGSGHLLPKPQLHLAERTRERPWEKHARFGQAPSLVAAAAQLLPAPKSARHPAVSADADTSGKAAHFDAAVKLAALTSEELAGHAAKSPQATAKIEAPVPERFGPRPAASTDKPLTQLAYATPSQSGATGAAFSALLTAPLEDDIAVSQDPTVDEDAALPEHEDTPSVGPMPQFRPRGDQAAKPAAETDKSETGKAQDGRAPKTEETGKADERETPKQQKLAYARPDDPETSSGSGFGQALRNMFGGGARPGNGVAVYDITAAKVYMPDGSVLEAHSGIGKMADDPRYVNVKMTGPTPPHTYNLKMREARFHGVEAIRMLPVDGRNKHGRDGFLTHSYLLRGGRAESHGCVAFKDYPRFLAAFKQGKVRQIVVVPSGGRAAGLRLASNGRNT
- a CDS encoding FadR/GntR family transcriptional regulator — protein: MFSAVESRRLYRQVADQMRSLIERGELGPGSRLPAERELAQKLGVSRPTIREALIVLEVEGFIDIRMGSGIYVTARRVPAQDVPPEDFEGPFELLRARAVVECAIAEEAARLARPEHIAILDDNLARMSSALEDRRQALALDREFHVLVSSIIANQTLNRFVGSIHDMRMTPYFEKLASYFENTDTWRAAMEEHRVIRDAIAAGDPAAARAAMRAHLDQSQIRLSASFGEEPSDSTIPAAWRRVGSD
- a CDS encoding sialic acid TRAP transporter substrate-binding protein SiaP, encoding MKFRLLTLLGATAAILASALTAEAQTALKWAHVYETSEPFHTESVWAAEEIGKRTEGRYKIDVFPASQLGKEADINQGLKLGTVDIIISGSSFAAREYAPIGVTYFPYIFRDPAHLIAYTKSDVFKRLAQGYEDASGNHITAVTYYGTRQTTSNRPIAKCADMQGLKMRVPDVPAYLAMPRACGANTTPIAFAEVYLALQNGTVEAQENPLTTIEAKKFYEVQKHIVLTGHIVDHLNTVVSKNLWSQLSDADKQIFTEVMQEAAERATKIIEEREKKLVETFKERGIEVTEVDKADFESTVMDKVKLEDFGYNKEDFEAIRAVK
- a CDS encoding TRAP transporter small permease — its product is MSQEVHLQSTPEELAHSFEDAAVPATNVSNYAIEDWVTLAFFWLMTGCVFLQFFTRYVLNNSYAWTEEIATNCLIGVVFLGSVMCVRVSRHIQVDVLYHYFPRSVARGMAIFVDVVRIGFFAYACWLMWRYVAVVANERMVTVDLPRNIVFYSVMAGFVLMLIRSIQVFIANQRRGYSVLERPEEFHKIED
- a CDS encoding TRAP transporter large permease; translated protein: MLLLVGSFLVLMVVGVPVAISMAAASVLYLVFYNVAPDIIAAQRMIAGVESFPLLAVPFFILAGNLMNSAGVTGRIYSFAVALVGWMKGGLAQVNIIGSVIFSGMSGTALADAAGIGTIEIKAMKDHGYPVEAAVGVTAASATLGPIFPPSLPFVIYGMMANVSIGALFMAGIVPGVVMTVLMMLTVAIYAYKRGWGSDTPFEMKRLLSASLEVVVVLAVPVVVYLLMAAGLSMNAAVGIALVVLLALDWYFDFSAVMALMTPVILIGGMTMGWFTPTEAAVAAVLWSLFLGLVRYRTMTVSTLTRATFDTIETTASVLFIVTAASIFAWLLTVSQAAQMLSGAILTITENKWVFLILVNLLMLFVGCFLDTIAAITILVPILLPLSAQFGIDPVHFGLIMTLNLMIGLLHPPLGMVLFVLSRVAKLSVEKTTMAILPWLLPLFIALILITFVPAITLWLPGVVGLIR